The Sandaracinus amylolyticus genomic interval GCCTTCGATCAGCAGGCCGCGCGAGTCGAGGACGAGCACGCGCGCCCGCGCCTCTTCGTCGCTCAGCCCCTCGCGGCGCATGCCCGCCTGGATCGCCATCGCGACGCCCGCGCCACCCGCGCCCGCGCCGTGGATCACCACGCGCTGATCGCGGAGTCGCTCGCCCTTGCCCGCGCACGCCGCGAGCAGGCCCGCGAGCGCGACCGCGCCCGTGCCCTGCACGTCGTCGTTGAACGACGGCATCGAGCGGCGATGACGGTGCAGCACGTCGATCGCGGCGTCCTTCGCGAGGTCCTCCCACTGCAGCAGCGCGCGCGGATAACGCCGCGCGAGCGCGCCGACGAACGCGTCGACGAGCGAGAGATACGCCTGGCCACGCGCGCGCTCACGACGCACGCCCTGGTAGAGCGGGTCCTCGCGCAGCGAGTCGCGATCGGTGCCCGCGTCGAGCAGCACCGGCATCGTGCGCGCGGGATCGACGCCCGCCGCGCCGTAGAGCGAGAGCTTGCCGATCGAAATCCCGATGCCGCCGTGGCCGCGATCGCCGATCCCGAGGATCGCCGACGCATCGGTCGCGACGACGACGCGCACGTCGTCCGCGGGCCACGCCGCGAGCAGCGCGTCGATGCGCTCGATGTCGTCGTACGTGATCACGAGGCCCTTGGGCTCCTGATGCACGTGATCGAAGCGCTCGATCGCCTCGGCGACGGTCGGCGTGTAGACGTACGGCAGCAGCTCTTCGAGGTGCGCGGCGAGCAGCGCCTGGAAGATCACGTCGCTGCGATCCTGGATACCGCGCAGATAGAGATGACGACCGAGCGCCGTCGTCTGCAGCCCGAAGCCGGCGTACGCACGCTCGACCTGCTGCTCGAGTGTCGTGATCGCGGGCGGCAGCAGGCCCTCGAGCCCGAGCGCGCGACGCTCCTCACGGTCGAACGCCGCGCCCTTGTTCGTCAGCGGATGTCGCAGCAGCTGCGCGCCCCGCAGCGTCGTCGCGAGGTACGGCGCGCCTTGCGCGTCGTATCGGACCTCCACCTCGCGCGCCGCGCCCGAAGCCCTGGAGACGACGCCGGTCACCCGGCCCCCACGCTCCGTATCCGTCGTCGTCCCCTGGCTCACGCTCCGCCTCCCTGCCCTGCCGCCTGCGACATCGCATCCACGACCGCGTTGGTCATCTCGCGGGTCCCGAGCGTGCCACCGAGATCGCGCGTGCGCGCGCCCTTTGCGATCGCGACGTCCACACCGCGCTCGATCGCGGCCGCTTCGTCGGTCCAGCCGAGCGAGTGACGCGCGAGCATCGCGGCGCTCAGGATCGCGCCGACCGGGTTCGCGAGGCCCTTCCCTGCGATGTCGGGCGCCGAGCCGTGGATCGGCTCGTAGAGCCCGCGCGGGCCCTCCCCGAGCGACGCGCTCGGGAGCAGCCCGAGCGATCCCGCGAGCGCCGCCGCTTCGTCGGTGAGGATGTCCCCGAACATGTTCTCGGTGACGATCACGTCGAAGTCCTTGGCGTGCGTCAGCAGCTTCATCGCGCAGGAGTCCACCAGCTGGTGCTCGAGCGAGATGCCACCGTGACGCGCCCCGACCTTCACCGCGATCTCGCGCCACAGCCGCGAGCTCTCGAGCACGTTCGCCTTGTCGACGCTCGTGACCTTCTTCTTGCGCGGCGCCGCGAGGCGGAACGCGAGCTCGACCACGCGCTCGATCTCGTTCTGGTCGTACACGAGCGTGTCGAATGCACGCTCGACGCCGTTCTCGACCGCACGGCCCTTCGGCGTGCCGAAGTAGAGACCACCGGTCAGCTCGCGCACGAAGACCATGTCCGCGCCCTCGATGCGATCGCGGCGCAGCGGCGACGCGTCCGCGAGCGCGGCGTGGAGGCGCACCGGGCGCAGGTTCGCGAACACGCCCATCGCCTTGCGCAGCCCGAGCAGGCCCGCCTCGGGGCGCGTCTTCGCGCGCGGATCGTCCCACTTCGGACCGCCGACCGCGCCGAGCAGCACCGCGTCCGCGGCCACGCACGCCTCGCGCGTGCGCTCGGGCATCGCCTCCCCGGTCGCGTCGATCGCGATGCCGCCGAGCAGCTCGTCGCGCGTCTCGAACGACTTGCCGCCGCGCTTCGCCGCGACACCGAGCACGTGCAGCGCGGCCTCGGTCACCTCGGGCCCGATGCCGTCTCCGCCCAACACCACGATCCGCGCGCTCGTCATCCGACCTTCTCCTGCGGGGGCACGCTCGCGCGCGCGTGACGCGCGAGGCCGTGCTCGATTCCGTCCACCAGCGCTTCGAGGCTCGCCTCGACGACGCTCGACGACGCGCCGACGGTGCTCCACGTGTCGTCGCCGTCGCTCGTGTCGACGAGCACGCGCGTGACCGCGTCGGTCGCGAGGCGCCCGTCGAGGATGCGCACCTTGAAGTCGACCAGACGCAGCGCCGCGACCCGCGGCAGCGAGGGCTCGAGCGCCGCGCGCAGCGCTCGATCGAGCGCCGCGACCGGGCCCTGGTGCTCGCCCGC includes:
- the maeA gene encoding oxaloacetate-decarboxylating malate dehydrogenase — protein: MTGVVSRASGAAREVEVRYDAQGAPYLATTLRGAQLLRHPLTNKGAAFDREERRALGLEGLLPPAITTLEQQVERAYAGFGLQTTALGRHLYLRGIQDRSDVIFQALLAAHLEELLPYVYTPTVAEAIERFDHVHQEPKGLVITYDDIERIDALLAAWPADDVRVVVATDASAILGIGDRGHGGIGISIGKLSLYGAAGVDPARTMPVLLDAGTDRDSLREDPLYQGVRRERARGQAYLSLVDAFVGALARRYPRALLQWEDLAKDAAIDVLHRHRRSMPSFNDDVQGTGAVALAGLLAACAGKGERLRDQRVVIHGAGAGGAGVAMAIQAGMRREGLSDEEARARVLVLDSRGLLIEGAKMEAYKAPLAQRRAAIESWKITGERPDLLETVREGRATVLIGLSGQAGAFDETIVKQLGSQCARPIVLALSNPITSCEARPADVLAWTEGRAIVATGSPFAPVELGGKRFVIGQGNNAFVFPGIGLGAMLSGASEITDQMVLEAAYALAEYVQERHLASGAMYPPIRELREVSAHVAARVMRRAVDDGVGTWPEGADPDPVAFVRARSWTPRHLPVRPA
- the leuB gene encoding 3-isopropylmalate dehydrogenase; this encodes MTSARIVVLGGDGIGPEVTEAALHVLGVAAKRGGKSFETRDELLGGIAIDATGEAMPERTREACVAADAVLLGAVGGPKWDDPRAKTRPEAGLLGLRKAMGVFANLRPVRLHAALADASPLRRDRIEGADMVFVRELTGGLYFGTPKGRAVENGVERAFDTLVYDQNEIERVVELAFRLAAPRKKKVTSVDKANVLESSRLWREIAVKVGARHGGISLEHQLVDSCAMKLLTHAKDFDVIVTENMFGDILTDEAAALAGSLGLLPSASLGEGPRGLYEPIHGSAPDIAGKGLANPVGAILSAAMLARHSLGWTDEAAAIERGVDVAIAKGARTRDLGGTLGTREMTNAVVDAMSQAAGQGGGA